The following are from one region of the Pueribacillus theae genome:
- the hisS gene encoding histidine--tRNA ligase — translation MRIQIPRGTQDILPGEVEKWQYIEQKARDLCKRYGYEEIRTPMFESTELFIRGVGDTTDIVQKEMYTFEDRGERSLTLRPEGTAPTVRAFVEKKLFGNPDQPTKLYYIGPMFRYERPQAGRMRQFYQFGIEALGSNDPSLDAEVIALAMELYRSLGLKKLRLVMNSLGDTESRKKHKEALINHFKPHIHEFCGDCQARLETNPLRILDCKKDRDHELMKTAPAVLDYLNDDSRHYFEQVQSYLRMMGIDFVVDATLVRGLDYYNHTAFEIMSEAEGFGAITTLSGGGRYNGLVQEIGGPETPGIGFALSIERLLLALEAEGITLPIDKHVDCYFVAHGEKAQAEATVLLYKLRQAGFSAEKDYLHKKMKAQFKAADRKHAKFTAILGEDEIEQGKISVKEMETGVQETVPLDEFISYLTKRLS, via the coding sequence ATGCGAATTCAAATTCCAAGAGGGACGCAAGATATATTACCTGGCGAAGTTGAAAAATGGCAGTATATCGAACAAAAGGCACGAGATTTATGCAAACGGTATGGCTATGAAGAAATTCGCACGCCAATGTTCGAATCAACGGAACTTTTTATTCGAGGAGTCGGCGATACGACCGATATTGTCCAAAAAGAAATGTACACATTCGAGGACAGGGGGGAGAGAAGCCTAACGCTAAGACCGGAAGGAACTGCACCAACCGTCAGGGCATTTGTTGAAAAGAAGCTTTTCGGAAATCCAGACCAGCCGACAAAGCTATATTACATAGGCCCAATGTTCCGTTATGAGCGCCCGCAGGCCGGCCGGATGCGGCAATTTTACCAATTTGGCATTGAAGCGTTGGGAAGCAATGATCCTTCGCTTGATGCTGAAGTGATTGCGCTTGCGATGGAACTTTACCGTTCGCTTGGATTGAAAAAATTAAGGCTCGTTATGAACAGCTTGGGAGATACTGAGAGCAGAAAAAAACATAAGGAAGCTTTAATCAATCATTTCAAGCCGCATATTCATGAGTTTTGTGGGGATTGCCAGGCAAGGCTTGAAACAAATCCGCTTCGCATCCTAGATTGCAAAAAAGACCGCGACCATGAATTAATGAAGACCGCTCCGGCCGTTCTTGATTATTTGAATGATGATTCGCGTCACTATTTTGAGCAAGTGCAATCTTACTTAAGAATGATGGGAATTGATTTTGTTGTCGATGCAACGTTAGTAAGAGGGCTTGATTATTACAACCACACCGCTTTTGAAATTATGAGTGAAGCGGAAGGATTTGGCGCGATTACAACTTTATCCGGCGGCGGGCGATACAATGGGCTCGTGCAGGAAATTGGAGGCCCAGAAACGCCCGGGATTGGGTTTGCTCTTAGTATCGAGAGATTGCTGCTCGCTCTTGAGGCGGAAGGAATTACACTCCCAATTGATAAGCATGTCGACTGTTATTTTGTCGCACACGGCGAGAAGGCACAGGCTGAGGCGACTGTGTTGCTTTATAAGCTGCGCCAAGCAGGATTTTCAGCCGAAAAAGACTATCTTCATAAAAAAATGAAAGCCCAGTTTAAAGCAGCTGACCGAAAACATGCGAAATTCACTGCCATTCTCGGAGAAGATGAAATCGAGCAAGGAAAAATTTCGGTGAAAGAGATGGAAACTGGGGTTCAAGAAACGGTTCCTCTCGACGAATTCATTTCTTATTTAACAAAAAGACTATCTTAA
- the aspS gene encoding aspartate--tRNA ligase, whose product MIGRTHHCGKLGESNRGEQVVLKGWVQRRRDLGGLIFIDLRDRSGIVQVVVNPEVSKEALETAEQIRNEFVVGVTGNVVKRDPATVNENIETGTIEVIAEEVTILNAAKNPPFQIEDKTDVGEDIRLKYRYLDLRRPIMQKTFKLRHQITKQIRNFLDENEFLEIETPILTKSTPEGARDYLVPSRVHHGEFYALPQSPQLFKQLLMVSGFERYYQIARCFRDEDLRADRQPEFTQVDIETSFLEKEDLLAMMEKMMVSIVKETKGIEITSPFPRLTYKDAMDRYGSDKPDTRFGMELKDVSDVVKQAGFKVFSEAVRNGGSVRAINVKGQADAYSRKDIDVLTEFVKVYGAKGLAWLKVESEGVAGPIAKFFTEEEVNGMLQQLDAGEGDLLLFVADKNKVVFDSLGALRLKLGKDLHLIDESKLHFLWVIEFPLLTYDEDEKRYVAEHHPFTSPVAEDLELLAKDPAKVRADAYDLVLNGYELGGGSQRIYKRDIQEKMFEALGFSEEEGKAQFGFLLDAFEYGTPPHGGIALGLDRLVMILAGRNNLRDTIAFPKTTSASDLMTEAPSEVSPSQLEELNLKIRYEKKM is encoded by the coding sequence ATGATTGGACGTACGCATCATTGTGGAAAATTAGGTGAAAGCAATCGTGGAGAACAAGTCGTATTAAAAGGGTGGGTGCAAAGACGCCGCGATCTCGGTGGATTAATTTTCATTGATCTTAGAGATCGTTCCGGCATCGTACAAGTCGTCGTAAACCCTGAAGTATCAAAGGAAGCGCTTGAAACAGCAGAACAAATTCGAAACGAATTTGTTGTTGGTGTAACAGGGAACGTTGTCAAAAGGGATCCAGCAACTGTCAACGAAAACATTGAAACGGGAACAATCGAAGTCATCGCTGAAGAAGTGACAATCCTTAACGCTGCTAAAAATCCCCCGTTTCAAATTGAAGACAAGACAGATGTCGGTGAAGATATTCGTTTGAAGTATCGCTACTTGGATCTGCGCCGCCCTATTATGCAGAAAACATTTAAGCTGCGCCATCAAATTACGAAACAGATTCGAAACTTTCTAGACGAGAACGAATTTTTAGAGATTGAAACGCCAATTTTAACGAAAAGCACGCCAGAAGGGGCGCGGGATTATTTAGTTCCGAGCCGTGTGCATCACGGTGAATTTTATGCGTTGCCGCAATCTCCGCAGCTTTTTAAACAGCTGCTTATGGTATCGGGATTTGAGCGCTATTACCAAATTGCCCGCTGTTTTCGGGACGAAGATTTAAGAGCTGACAGGCAGCCTGAATTTACACAAGTGGATATTGAAACATCCTTCCTTGAAAAAGAAGACTTGTTGGCCATGATGGAAAAAATGATGGTTTCCATCGTGAAAGAAACAAAAGGCATTGAGATTACATCACCATTCCCGCGCTTAACGTATAAAGACGCGATGGATCGATACGGTTCGGACAAGCCTGACACACGCTTTGGCATGGAGCTAAAGGATGTTTCCGATGTCGTGAAACAAGCTGGTTTCAAAGTGTTTTCGGAGGCTGTCCGAAACGGGGGAAGCGTGAGAGCAATTAATGTAAAAGGACAAGCAGATGCTTATTCGCGAAAAGATATTGATGTACTAACGGAATTTGTTAAAGTATACGGTGCGAAAGGCCTTGCATGGTTAAAAGTCGAATCTGAAGGTGTAGCTGGCCCCATTGCCAAATTTTTTACGGAAGAAGAAGTTAATGGAATGTTGCAGCAACTTGATGCCGGCGAAGGCGATCTTCTCCTCTTTGTAGCTGATAAAAACAAAGTCGTATTTGATAGCCTTGGAGCCCTTCGTTTAAAACTTGGAAAAGATCTTCATTTAATTGATGAGAGCAAGTTGCATTTCTTATGGGTAATCGAGTTTCCCCTGCTCACATATGATGAAGATGAAAAAAGGTATGTTGCCGAACACCACCCGTTTACAAGCCCGGTAGCTGAAGATCTGGAATTGTTGGCGAAAGATCCTGCAAAGGTCCGTGCAGATGCTTATGACCTCGTTTTAAATGGCTATGAACTCGGAGGAGGTTCCCAAAGAATTTACAAACGCGACATCCAGGAAAAGATGTTCGAGGCGCTTGGTTTCTCAGAGGAAGAAGGGAAAGCCCAATTTGGCTTTTTGCTTGATGCCTTTGAATACGGTACACCGCCGCATGGCGGCATCGCACTCGGGCTTGACCGCCTAGTCATGATTCTGGCTGGAAGAAATAATCTTCGTGATACGATTGCTTTTCCAAAAACAACAAGTGCAAGCGATCTCATGACAGAGGCACCGAGCGAAGTGAGCCCGTCACAGCTTGAAGAATTAAACCTAAAAATTCGGTACGAAAAAAAGATGTAA